A region of the Oceanihabitans sp. IOP_32 genome:
AAAGCGCATTTCTAAATTTAGAAATGCGCTTTTTAATAAAAACACTATAATCAACTAAACAAAAACTTTATTGTCTTTTTCCGCCGAAACGTTTTTTATGATTTTTCCCTTTCTTGCGATTCATGTCTTGATGTTTTTCCCACTTTTCAAACTGCCCTGGATTTAAAATGGTTTTCAATTCGGCTTTTCTAGCAATTTGATTATCTAATCTGGTATTCATCATTTCTAAGCGTTCTTCTTTAGAAAGTTTTTCAGTCTTACCACTCGCTTTTTTGGCTTTACGCGCCTCCATCATCGCTTTTCTTCTAGTGGCATTTTCCAAATTTAGTTTTTGGATTTTAGTTTGTTGCGATGCGGTTAAATCTAAATGTAAAGTCATCTTTTTTGTTTGTAAGCTTGCCATTTCTTCAGCAGAAAAGTCTGCCATCCTTTTACCGCTCTCTTGTTTGAAACCACGATTTTTTCCACCCTCTTGTCCTGTGGCATGTAAGGCTAAAAAAGCAACTGCAATTATTACTATTTTTTTCATTTTATTATGTTTTAAGTTATTTGTGGTTAGGACTACGGCCCATCAAAAAGGTTTAACGCATTCCCTGGTTTTAACGATACATTAACGTTTTGTGTTTTTTATAATTTTTACAGCTATCTTTTTAAACCAATTTAGTTTTGAAATGTCGTATTATTAATTTGAATTATTTTTTGTTCAGATAATATAGAAATCGCAGATTCACGAACTCGTTATTTTACTATATATGGGCGTGAGCTAAAATCAAAGCATAGCCTGAGTTATGGTTTTATTTTATACCGAAATATGGGCGAAAAAGAACTGCGAATTTACGGTTTAATCGTTATGATATGAAAGAAACGAAGGATGATGATGCCGAAATGACCGTAAGACCAACCCTGTTGGAATCTTTGTTAAATGAAACTTATGCACTGGTTTATTTTAAAGGATGGTGAAGCGGTTTTAAATGGTGTGGTACGGTATATAGTTAAAAAGGGAGGGGAACAAAAGGCCTCGTATTTGGTTTATAAGTATCTGCCTTTAAAGCGTTTAGTTTTATTGGAATTAGACCGCTTAAACTCGATTTGCTTTATTAATTTAAATCAATTCTTAAAAAAAGCATAAATCATTGATTTTAAGCGTTAAAAGTTTCTAAAAGGTAAGGCTTGGTAGAGATTTTTGTTTTTAATTTGTACCAGTTAAGAATTGAGACTATTAACATAGTTTTCATAGAATTAGTTTAGTTAAGTTTGGTTAGTAAAAAAAGCCAGTAATTTTTAAAATTACTGGCTTTTTGTTTTAGTAAAACAGCGTTTATCTAACGAATTAATTATAAAATCTCAACCATTAAATCGTTGTCTATTTTTTCAACCTTAGCTAATTTGTTTTTAGTAAGTTCTTTAATGGTTTTGTCCCATTTTTTATTTGATAAGCCCGATTGAGTCTTTAAATCATTTAAAGTTAATTTCTCAGCTTCTTTTAATATTTTTAAAATAGCCTTGGCGTCGTCACTAATAGCAACAGATTTTTTTTCTGGTCGCATTTGTGGGAAAAACAGTACCTCTTGTATGGATTGATTATTGGTTAAAAACATAATTAAGCGATCCATACCAATTCCCATACCCGAGGTAGGTGGCATGCCGTACTCTAAAGCACGAAGAAAATCGTAGTCTATAAACTCAGTAGCTTCGTCGTCGCCTTTAGCAGCAAGTTTTAATTGGTCTTCAAAACGCTCACGCTGGTCAATAGGATCGTTTAATTCAGAATAGGCATTGGCAATTTCTTTACCGCAAACCATAAGTTCAAAACGTTCGGTTAATTCAGGATTATCACGATGTTCTTTACACAGTGGACTCATTTCTTTAGGGTAATCGGTTATAAAGGTGGGTTGAATGTAGTTGCCTTCACATTTCTCTCCAAAAATCTCGTCAATTAACTTGCCTTTACCCATGGTCTCATCGACTTCAACACCCAGTTCTATGGCCGCTTTTCTTATCTCGTCTTCGGTTTTTCCCGTGATATCGAATCCTGTAAAGTGTTTTATAGAATCGGCCATGGTAACTCTAGCATAAGGCGCTTTAAAATCGATTTCATGATCGCCAAATGTAGCTTTAGTCGTGCCGTTTACTGCAATAGCACAATGTTCTAATAAGGTTTCACAGAAATCCATCATCCAGTTGTAATCCTTATACGACACATATATTTCCATAGCGGTAAACTCTGGATTGTGCGTGCGATCCATACCTTCGTTTCTAAAGTTTTTCGAAAACTCGTAAACCCCATCAAAACCACCTACAATTAGCCGTTTTAAATACAGTTCGTTAGCAATTCGCATGTATAGCGGGATATCTAGAGCATTATGGTGTGTAACAAATGGACGTGCGGCCGCACCACCAGGAATGGGTTGTAAAATTGGTGTTTCAACCTCAAAATAACCAGCATCGTTAAAAAAGTTACGCATGGCATTAAACAATTTGGTTCGCTTAATAAAAACCTCTTTTACATGTGGGTTTACTACGAGATCTGCGTAACGTTGTCTGTAACGTTGTTCAGGATCGGTAAAGGCATCGTATATTTTTCCGTCTTTTTCTTTTGGTACAGGCAAGGGTTTTAAGGCTTTGCTGAGTAGCGTAAAATCTTTCACCTTTACTGTTTTTTCACCAACCTGTGTTGTAAATAGTTCGCCTTCAATCCCAATAAAATCACCAAAATCTAGAAGCTTTTTAAAAACATCGTTATATTTTGATTTGTCCTCATCTGGGCAAATTTCATCACGATTAAAATACACTTGTATACTACCTTCAGCATCTTGTAGTTGAGCAAAACTTGCCTTACCTTGCACTTTTACCTGCATGAGTCTTCCGGCAATAATTACCTTTTTATCTTCTTGAAACTGCTCTTTCACCTGTTTAGAGGTGTGGTTTACTGGATATAAATCTGCTGGATAGGGATTAATTCCTAATTCACGTAATTTTACTAACTTTTCTCTGCGTATAAGCTCCTGCTCTGATAATTGCGACATATTATAAATGCTATGTAAATTAAAAGTTGCAAAGGTACTATTAAAAGATTTCTTATAAAATTTATTTTTTTGTTGTTACTGCAAGAGCCATCCTATATATTACAGTCTTTAATTTTGGTTTTAAAAAAAATAATTTTCTCTGCTTTCCTTATAAGCGGCGGCCATTCGGGGTATTAAGACCTATTTGTTGCGACCTATAAATAGGAAGAAACGAAATACAGAGTTCTTTCTAATATTTAGGTTAAGCGTTTTAGTTAAAAGGTAAATGATGTTAGTCTGTAACAAAAAATATAATTTTACGTCAAATAACTAAAATCATCAATCATTCTGAAATGATATTCAGATATAAAATTAAAAACAAATGAGTTTCTGGAGAGCTTTATTATCTATTATTTGTCCGCCACTAGCTGTACTAGACAAAGGCTGTGGTTCTATTTTAATCACTTTTTTATTGTGGCTTTGCGGTTGGGTACCAGGCGTAATTGCCGCTTTGGTGATAAATAACAATCCTAAAAATTAATTTTTATTGAGAGCGATATCAATGTGGTTTCAAATTCAAAACTTTATTACGAAACTGTTGTTATTGCTTGTGTACCTATAAAAAAAATAGCTTAATTTTGCAGTCTATGAATAAAACAATAGAGCTTCAAGATTTAGGCTACAAAGACTATAAGGAAACTTGGGATTACCAAGAACAACTTTTTAAAGGTATTGTAGATGCTAAAATAAAAAACAGAAGGGAAGACGCTGGTTTAAAAACGACCAATTATTTTCTTTTTGTAGAGCATCCACACGTATATACTTTGG
Encoded here:
- a CDS encoding YqaE/Pmp3 family membrane protein, yielding MSFWRALLSIICPPLAVLDKGCGSILITFLLWLCGWVPGVIAALVINNNPKN
- the lysS gene encoding lysine--tRNA ligase, giving the protein MSQLSEQELIRREKLVKLRELGINPYPADLYPVNHTSKQVKEQFQEDKKVIIAGRLMQVKVQGKASFAQLQDAEGSIQVYFNRDEICPDEDKSKYNDVFKKLLDFGDFIGIEGELFTTQVGEKTVKVKDFTLLSKALKPLPVPKEKDGKIYDAFTDPEQRYRQRYADLVVNPHVKEVFIKRTKLFNAMRNFFNDAGYFEVETPILQPIPGGAAARPFVTHHNALDIPLYMRIANELYLKRLIVGGFDGVYEFSKNFRNEGMDRTHNPEFTAMEIYVSYKDYNWMMDFCETLLEHCAIAVNGTTKATFGDHEIDFKAPYARVTMADSIKHFTGFDITGKTEDEIRKAAIELGVEVDETMGKGKLIDEIFGEKCEGNYIQPTFITDYPKEMSPLCKEHRDNPELTERFELMVCGKEIANAYSELNDPIDQRERFEDQLKLAAKGDDEATEFIDYDFLRALEYGMPPTSGMGIGMDRLIMFLTNNQSIQEVLFFPQMRPEKKSVAISDDAKAILKILKEAEKLTLNDLKTQSGLSNKKWDKTIKELTKNKLAKVEKIDNDLMVEIL